The Alnus glutinosa chromosome 1, dhAlnGlut1.1, whole genome shotgun sequence region TTATGGCCAATTTCTCTACTCATACAGGCTAAAGGAAGGTTAAACATCCTCGTCCAAAAGGATTCCTTATCAAAGTTCATTCTGGAAGGGGGCGTTATACCATCAAACTCCACCAATGAAACAAGATTCCCATCAAAAGACCAAGGACGTCCCTCTAAAACTTGAGCTTTTTCCCAAGCAAACTCAAATTATCACCTATCACCCGGAATGAAACCATCCCTTCCGGTTTCCAAGCACGCAATAGAGGACCCCTAAAGAAATCCTTGGGAATTATACGATCTGCTACAATTTTTCCTATTAGACAATCCTTTCCTCGATTCACCAAAGGAATTAGTTCAGAAGATTCTAAACAAACCCCTGTATCTTCATCTTCCAAGAGTGAGAATTTTTCCCACTTTTCAGACAATTCTTCCTCCATAACAGATTCCTTCGCTCAAAGCTCACTGAAAAAGACTCTGAAAAACAACTTCTAAAAGACAAACCAGTACCCAAAACACAGCTCTCAGTCCTAtagaaggagagaaaatcaGCTTCACCCCTGTAACTCagagggaagagagagagcacaccAATATACGGTGAAAGACGAGAATCAGGGAACATTGAAGAGGAAAACATGGCGGAAATCAGGGAAAATATTGGAGAGGAAAACAAGGAAGAGTCGGCTCTTATCAGGGAAAATATTGGAGAGGAAAACAAGGAAGAGTCGGCTCTTATGGGGCTGCTGTGTCTTGGAGGATTTTCTGCATGATTTGAGGATCCTTTGCCTGAATATATGTTATCCTCTAACATATTTCCACTGAAAGGTAGTTATTTTGAGTCCTGGAGAGATAGCCGGCCGCAAATCCAACCAAACCGGTTCCAACTGCCACCAActgctttaaaaaaattcaacggCCACGATTACTCTAAACACAATGCGCTTCATAAACAGCCTGTTGAAAAAAAATGGTCGTTTTTCACCCTCAGTTGTGTCTCAATCATGGTGGTCCAAATGCATGTACTCATTGTTATTTCAGCCCTGGCTTTCTCCTTCTTCACCGCCAATGGTTCTGACCCTGCAAGTTCAGGTACTCATCAAAacctaaacttttttttcttttttctttttatacaacggttttcttttcctttcttgtttttttggtagtaagtgttttgggtttcatTTGTGGCAGATAAAGCACCACTACCTAAATTTGCTTTCAGTTGGTTGGATGACAAAGACACATTCCGTGCCGGTGATGTTGCGGCTATAAAGATTAAAGTACTGGAACACGCTGACAAGCTTGATAAAAATGCTTTTAAGCCCACTCTTACGGTGAACGAAAAGATGGGGAATAGCTCTTATGTATCTGGGGTTCTTTTGGATTTTGAGGGTGATCCTAGCGATTGGAAAATTAACTTCATTGTGATCACAGCCGGGTTATTCAATGTGCTCATTGAGGaaaacgatttcaaagtgttcgATTCCTCAATGCATTTCCAAGTTGAACCAGGTGTTTAGTAATTGTAGTCAATTGTGAGAATTGGATTGCTATGTTACTGTCTATATCTGCATATGTTACTTTTCCTGAAATGATTGATGCCATACACTTAACCCACCAAGAGAAGAGTTGTATTCAATTTGTGTGCAACACATGTACTTGCTGAAAGTTCTCTTGGTTGTTTTGACAATTAGCATGAATAGTTTGAACTATTATtcgtttaaaatttgaatttgtcaCGAGTCAGCTGTCTATGAATGTTTAATAGTATTGCTATGTGTAATGGAGCTTTAGATCTAagctttaattaatatttgcaTGCTATCGGTAGTGCCAAGAAAGATGTGTTCTAACCCAAATTGTGGTTGCCTGATTGAAGGTCAAATGTACCCGTCTGTCTGTGTTGCTTCTTGGATGAATCTTATGAATGAGTTTGATGCCGGGACAAAAGCGGCAGTTCTGATACTTCCTAGAGATGCATTTGGGAATAATATCTCTTCAACCACTGAAGAGCCCAATGTACATAATTTTACGGTGTCAGCATTTTATGCAAATGGTTCCATTGCAGTTGTCCCAAACATCACCTTCATGGGTTGGAATGAATTTGGTTATATCATCATCGAGTTTATTACGGTGCAGGCTGGAGACCTCTCATTGCATGTAGAAGGTGACAATGAAACTTTGAATGGCTCTCCACTACCATTTAAGGTGAACCCAGGTGATGTACTTTCGTTTTAGTTACAAGCTCTTAAGTTTTGTTGAGAGGCACTAATTGCATGTAGATGAGTTGGTTTTTTCCTACCTTTTTACTAGAGATTCTAGTAGTTCTTTGCATTTCAAGTTCATGGTGCTGATGAATGAAGCCATTGGTACTTTATCCTGCATTTCATGCTTGGTTGTAGCATAATTTGATAGATGTGATTATTCTGGATGGCATACTTCTCTGTTTAACAGGATTGCAATTTTCAAAAACTTTGAGATACTCCTATAATGCCACTCATTTATCAGGGATTTTTTAAGATACGAACATCCTGTTTGAAGAAAATGTCTTTTGTTGAGACTAATTCCTTATGTTAACATATTTCTGGTATAGAAATAGCTCTAAGACCATCAAGGTAAATCTTGTTGATCCTCGTTAATTCTCTAAGAAAATTAACTTTTTCATTTAGTTTGGTTATGTTTGTGATATTTTTCATTCTACTGATGAATCTTGCCCTGGCCTTAACCAGGACCTCTAGAGATTTCCAATTGCATGGCTACGTGGAACTTTGAACCAAATGGGTGGCAACTATTCTCAAAGATGGAAATATTTATACAGCAAAAGGATCAATATGGGAATTTTGTTCCAGGATTATATGAATTTGATGCTGAAGTTGTTGAAAAAGAGACGAATTTGTCTATCCCTGTTGCAGACTTACACTTTGAAGAAGTCATGGCAGGAATTCAGTTGTTTTCTTTTAGCAATTTGGAACCAGGGAACTTCTTACTAACAATATATGATCTCAAGCATGATGAAAGCATTTCCAACATGCCGTATGCCTATACTGTCTTCGTAGGTGTGTATGATCTAGTTTCTTGAAAATCTGTTAACTGTTAGTGACTATCACttttttgagaattgttttagCCCTCTACATGttttgctttctcttgtagtggTGAGGGAAGTGGGTGGAGATCTTATTTAATGCATGTTTTGCTAGTTTCTGGATTTTAGTTGTTGCACAAGTAATACTACTGTTTGTGAACTCTCTTTGTGACACAATGCACGCATGCAAGCATATACAAGCAAAGCACGAGCTCTTAGTggttaatatgtttttttctttcttataaattgaaaaCTTCACTTGAATTATAGTGGTTTTCGGGGAGAGGTGTTTTGTGCTTTCTTATGTCTGTGAAGGGTGAAGGCGAttcttttgttaattaaatgaAGCTGCCATTTTATGTTGAAATTGAATAGGTTATTGCGATGCGTTGGAAAGTGTTGTCAATGGATCTGGTCTAAATAATTCGCTTTCCGGGGAAGTGGCAGAGTTCTCAGTTTATTTGAATGATCATTATCAATACCCCTCTCAGGTTGAAGTAGAGAGGCTTCAAGTACAAATAGCAAGGGAAATTGATTCCTATTATGTATTGCCAAGCATATATCCTCTGCATATCCCCAACGGTATATGAAATTTAGCAACTTTTcagttgtttgatttttttttttttctataaattattaattttacaaAGAAGTGGGCATCTTTGAGTTAGGCAGTGAACCCACTGGGAGATTGAGATATGGTGCCACAAGCCAGATGGAAATTGCCCCTTCACCGTCTGTTGACCTGAGTAACATTGTAAGAATTGTAATCTTATATTCCCATTAATCTGCTATACCTTAGATTCTGATTTTGTACTGGTTCTGGATTTAGTCTGTTGGGAACTCAAAAGTTCAGGCCAGTTCCTTTAATGTGGTGTATACACCTGACAAGAGTGGGATTTATGAAATTCGTGTATTTTGTGGAAATATTCTGCTGAATGGTGGCCACTCATTCACAAAGGATGTAATAGCAGGTAGTACTATTCATTTGATATAATATTTTCCAGGTTgagctctctctttctttcgACTCTAAAACCATGTATTTCTAAATTGTAGAACTTCAGTTTTCATGATAAGCATGTGAActaaccacttttttttttttttttaaccagaggagaaaaaaatttaCACACTTGTATATTGGTTGAAATTCTGTACAAATTTTGATGGTTTGTTACATATTTAACTCAGAATTTCCCTTATTGTTGCGGATGATCATTGCACGTACCTGTGTAATCTTTAAGTTTTCCACTTGATATACCTGATTAATGGGTTCTTCATCAACAGGTGAAGTTAATATATCACTCTCAGGAGTTCTGAGATTCAATCCCAAGGTGCCAAAACTGATTAAAAATGAAATAGTAGTGCAGCTCAAGGATTCATTTCAAAACCCTGTTTTGTTGCAACAATCAAGGCTCAAGTTAGAGATTGCTTCAATCAACAATTCTGGCTTTTCAAGTTGGACGTTTGTAGATAACAATGATGGGTCATACACTGTTCATTATCTGGCCAAGGATG contains the following coding sequences:
- the LOC133880754 gene encoding protein GAMETE EXPRESSED 2-like isoform X1, whose product is MLSSNIFPLKGSYFESWRDSRPQIQPNRFQLPPTALKKFNGHDYSKHNALHKQPVEKKWSFFTLSCVSIMVVQMHVLIVISALAFSFFTANGSDPASSDKAPLPKFAFSWLDDKDTFRAGDVAAIKIKVLEHADKLDKNAFKPTLTVNEKMGNSSYVSGVLLDFEGDPSDWKINFIVITAGLFNVLIEENDFKVFDSSMHFQVEPGQMYPSVCVASWMNLMNEFDAGTKAAVLILPRDAFGNNISSTTEEPNVHNFTVSAFYANGSIAVVPNITFMGWNEFGYIIIEFITVQAGDLSLHVEGDNETLNGSPLPFKVNPGPLEISNCMATWNFEPNGWQLFSKMEIFIQQKDQYGNFVPGLYEFDAEVVEKETNLSIPVADLHFEEVMAGIQLFSFSNLEPGNFLLTIYDLKHDESISNMPYAYTVFVGYCDALESVVNGSGLNNSLSGEVAEFSVYLNDHYQYPSQVEVERLQVQIAREIDSYYVLPSIYPLHIPNGSEPTGRLRYGATSQMEIAPSPSVDLSNISVGNSKVQASSFNVVYTPDKSGIYEIRVFCGNILLNGGHSFTKDVIAGEVNISLSGVLRFNPKVPKLIKNEIVVQLKDSFQNPVLLQQSRLKLEIASINNSGFSSWTFVDNNDGSYTVHYLAKDVGTYQMCASFDGKQLSPCPFEVNVYTSEYFPIAYNDTISVWEDESIAFDALANDYFAGDNATIVEYTKTGHGSLLQYGRLLRYTPYKDYYGNDSFSYTMSDINGNLATATVNISVLSIPPQFVSSPSELQATEDVVNPRFGGFSGFEIKYSDQMENISITLSAKFGTVFLSPMLMQFWQPMWSGLFVNRGGQEAKDLILEGCAEVINFALQSIQYLGNENFSGNDTMRVSTRNKNGKNDLDVPVFVDPINDPPFIHVPEIIILKGNEDESLIFDRERDKFEFYVGDPDLLNFTGGEINFIVEFSLEVNDGLLVTSLPAELINTTELKLKNIYLWQPLQTYVTISKHFKVKANGIRFRATVNYCNSIMQQLFYHGGEHGAILTVTLNDMGNYGCYPDCAERVSLPLYTEAAVNLIRRRPMSSLVAHTLGSAIVIEFLLVFSLGVLLLFFTCKCAFLLVSERRNRHMESSEIASVQSSHEPTKVTFNVACFAYSTMCSQVQIYLGIQLTSLDAVQAPPCLEADFPTFASGLDVYLEKENRGSQSFTLRILLVIKVSELLYPVSRHLLLKKGKLKQLDILHKFELFNQVRDFNLVERQFFFFVSLAYLIV
- the LOC133880754 gene encoding protein GAMETE EXPRESSED 2-like isoform X3; this encodes MLSSNIFPLKGSYFESWRDSRPQIQPNRFQLPPTALKKFNGHDYSKHNALHKQPVEKKWSFFTLSCVSIMVVQMHVLIVISALAFSFFTANGSDPASSDKAPLPKFAFSWLDDKDTFRAGDVAAIKIKVLEHADKLDKNAFKPTLTVNEKMGNSSYVSGVLLDFEGDPSDWKINFIVITAGLFNVLIEENDFKVFDSSMHFQVEPGQMYPSVCVASWMNLMNEFDAGTKAAVLILPRDAFGNNISSTTEEPNVHNFTVSAFYANGSIAVVPNITFMGWNEFGYIIIEFITVQAGDLSLHVEGDNETLNGSPLPFKVNPGPLEISNCMATWNFEPNGWQLFSKMEIFIQQKDQYGNFVPGLYEFDAEVVEKETNLSIPVADLHFEEVMAGIQLFSFSNLEPGNFLLTIYDLKHDESISNMPYAYTVFVGYCDALESVVNGSGLNNSLSGEVAEFSVYLNDHYQYPSQVEVERLQVQIAREIDSYYVLPSIYPLHIPNGSEPTGRLRYGATSQMEIAPSPSVDLSNISVGNSKVQASSFNVVYTPDKSGIYEIRVFCGNILLNGGHSFTKDVIAGEVNISLSGVLRFNPKVPKLIKNEIVVQLKDSFQNPVLLQQSRLKLEIASINNSGFSSWTFVDNNDGSYTVHYLAKDVGTYQMCASFDGKQLSPCPFEVNVYTSEYFPIAYNDTISVWEDESIAFDALANDYFAGDNATIVEYTKTGHGSLLQYGRLLRYTPYKDYYGNDSFSYTMSDINGNLATATVNISVLSIPPQFVSSPSELQATEDVVNPRFGGFSGFEIKYSDQMENISITLSAKFGTVFLSPMLMQFWQPMWSGLFVNRGGQEAKDLILEGCAEVINFALQSIQYLGNENFSGNDTMRVSTRNKNGKNDLDVPVFVDPINDPPFIHVPEIIILKGNEDESLIFDRERDKFEFYVGDPDLLNFTGGEINFIVEFSLEVNDGLLVTSLPAELINTTELKLKNIYLWQPLQTYVTISKHFKVKANGIRFRATVNYCNSIMQQLFYHGGEHGAILTVTLNDMGNYGCYPDCAERVSLPLYTEAAVNLIRRRPMSSLVAHTKYKFIWGYNLLHWMLFKLLLV
- the LOC133880754 gene encoding protein GAMETE EXPRESSED 2-like isoform X2, with the translated sequence MLSSNIFPLKGSYFESWRDSRPQIQPNRFQLPPTALKKFNGHDYSKHNALHKQPVEKKWSFFTLSCVSIMVVQMHVLIVISALAFSFFTANGSDPASSDKAPLPKFAFSWLDDKDTFRAGDVAAIKIKVLEHADKLDKNAFKPTLTVNEKMGNSSYVSGVLLDFEGDPSDWKINFIVITAGLFNVLIEENDFKVFDSSMHFQVEPGQMYPSVCVASWMNLMNEFDAGTKAAVLILPRDAFGNNISSTTEEPNVHNFTVSAFYANGSIAVVPNITFMGWNEFGYIIIEFITVQAGDLSLHVEGDNETLNGSPLPFKVNPGPLEISNCMATWNFEPNGWQLFSKMEIFIQQKDQYGNFVPGLYEFDAEVVEKETNLSIPVADLHFEEVMAGIQLFSFSNLEPGNFLLTIYDLKHDESISNMPYAYTVFVGYCDALESVVNGSGLNNSLSGEVAEFSVYLNDHYQYPSQVEVERLQVQIAREIDSYYVLPSIYPLHIPNGSEPTGRLRYGATSQMEIAPSPSVDLSNISVGNSKVQASSFNVVYTPDKSGIYEIRVFCGNILLNGGHSFTKDVIAGEVNISLSGVLRFNPKVPKLIKNEIVVQLKDSFQNPVLLQQSRLKLEIASINNSGFSSWTFVDNNDGSYTVHYLAKDVGTYQMCASFDGKQLSPCPFEVNVYTSEYFPIAYNDTISVWEDESIAFDALANDYFAGDNATIVEYTKTGHGSLLQYGRLLRYTPYKDYYGNDSFSYTMSDINGNLATATVNISVLSIPPQFVSSPSELQATEDVVNPRFGGFSGFEIKYSDQMENISITLSAKFGTVFLSPMLMQFWQPMWSGLFVNRGGQEAKDLILEGCAEVINFALQSIQYLGNENFSGNDTMRVSTRNKNGKNDLDVPVFVDPINDPPFIHVPEIIILKGNEDESLIFDRERDKFEFYVGDPDLLNFTGGEINFIVEFSLEVNDGLLVTSLPAELINTTELKLKNIYLWQPLQTYVTISKHFKVKANGIRFRATVNYCNSIMQQLFYHGGEHGAILTVTLNDMGNYGCYPDCAERVSLPLYTEAAVNLIRRRPMSSLVAHTLGSAIVIEFLLVFSLGVLLLFFTCKCAFLLVSERRNRHMESSEIASVQSSHEPTPSTNLSGDTTYFTGCCSSSSLSRSRFSNFRQRSRRLSGKGESRKPEFHSSHSFGDQSQRTSLPSIKALAIEKGQTETA